The genomic stretch cctactacctgtaccactgctccagcccctcatagaTCTTTTTTAACCTTTGCCCTGGTATCTATGTGTGGATATTAAATTTGAACTCACAaaggacatttttatttcctaagtCATTGACCCTCATTGACAACATTTTGTTTATTCCATCAATAGATAGAATTTTGTGAGTTTTTTCCCCTTAACTCTTGTGTACACTTTCTTTATTCTAGGAGAAGATAGAGCTccagagaaaaaatattcaggaGGATTTTAAGAAATTTCACGTAATCCtccaggaggaggagaaggcttGTTTATGGAAacttgagataaaaaaagaagaaatccagaAGGAACTTGGGGACAAAAAGTCAAGTCTggaaatgcaaagccaggaactcAAGAACCAAATCCTGACATTAGAGAATaaatgtcagggatcaacccAGAAATTGCTGCAGGTAAGGTTGTGTATTGGGGGAAAGGAAAGCAGTGACTGATGCTGACTTCTTAAGAGGAACCTGGTGAGAAAGCCTGGAAGTGTGGCAAGAGTTTCTGCTTCCCTTGATAGTGTACATAGTGTGTGAATGCACAGATATTTCTGGATTCATGTCAGTGTTTGTATTGTGTTATAAGTGTCTTAATGTTAATCAAAAAGTATCCAAGATGACATATTAAGAAAACATGCAGTATTTTTCTTTGACTGCTGATTAGCATCTATTTCATGTGCACAGAAGTTTCACTGTCAAATGACTTTTTGAAAGACACTCCAGagctgaggagatagtacagcaagtagggtgcttgtctaaCATGTTGTATTTggattttgatccccagaatcccatatggtcctaagtccagccaggagtaaatcctgagcacagctgtttgTGCcattctccctcttccccaatAAAGATGGACTATCTAGATGACCGATGGTGATAAAGTGGGCAGCCCAAATGAGTAATAACCTTTTACTCAATATACCCATGAATATTTGCATTCAAGTTTTCTATGGCCTTATTTCACATAGACTAAGGATCTAACCTAGACTAGTAATATAAATACTTGGATCTCCTCTGTGTATGTGAACTTATTGGAACCaccattatttatattaatgttcAAAATATGGCTTAGAGCTTCatttatacaatgttccaacacaatATCATTCATATACCAGAGTTcttacttccctccaccattatcaaGGTGTCTGCTTCCTCCACTCTTCCTACGCCCCATAATGATAAAAATGACTGACACTCCTTATTCCCATAAGAGAACTAAAAGTTGAGAATGTAGCAATCTAACCCGATGTGGCACCCCTTGCTATCACCATTGAGAATCAATCTTGGGATTCTATGTCATTTTGCTAATGAGGATCTTTGTGATATGCCACAGCATATGTAAACTTTTAGGGGAGTTCAGCCCACCAGATATATCTTCAGATTTTCCTGTGGGAAGAACTGAAATAACCACAcacacggggttcctcaaaaggccccctgtggacgccttttttctctgtgtggatagttgaggaattccggAAGAGATAAATTCATgcttgacattacattttctgtcattacttggctatctctcctttgtaaaatctcaagcAAAATTATGacctatcaaataatttggctcagaaattccagcaccgaAGATTACTAAGAGATcttcttttctggataatatttagcacctaaagGCAAAgactattttttcccctttttcaaatatgtccttgcagctgcagtttcttgtaatcaagggcatagccagaatgcagatcctgggctattgactcttctcagaaaaatGGAAACACACCTTAGGGGATTTgggtccttcctttacttgacctctaaaacaatagagcccagttCAGCAAAGACCATGTTCCTGgatattttctacttcttaataatccctgattttgcatttaaagtaagcttgcaaagagctagCCTTGAGTTATAcccttctcttttgtaactcaAAATCCTTAtagctcacacccatagcttaagtatgTTTACTGCTAAAcgttgctttgtgattgtaaacattcttctctatacctctGACTGACTGTCCCTTATAAAgccccctgcttaaagattaaacttgtagcactcctgccagaagatgtgttgaccccacatactctgtgtgtggtttcattatttcatatttcactgcccgtgcaacccactctccctgaagtggattcattgaaatcccactgatggctgtaggacagaagccacctaCAGCAGTGATAAGTAATGTCTAGTAGACACTCGCCTGAAGGACTTGGTCACAGAATCCAAATCTTGCTGAGGGAATATTTCAGTTcttcccaccaggaaaatctgaggatacatctggtgggctgagctcccctaaaagtttatgtatgctgtgGCATATCACAAATGTCCTCATTAGCAAAATGACATATAATCCCTAGATTGATCCTCAATGGTGAGAGTAAGGGGTGCCATATCGTGTTAGATTGCTACATTCTCAACTTTTAGTTCTCTTATGGGAATAAGGAGTTTCCgtcatttttatcataatgggGAGTAGGAAGAGTTGAGGAGGCAGACATTGTGATAAGACAACAAACTCAGATATTGACAATCCTTCCACCAGAATGGGGAAACTAGTTTGGAATCATTCTATCAGGGAATTCATCAATCTCTAAGCtaggaacatttatttatttatttaatttatttttaaaagaaagatttgGAGGCAAGTCATGCATGCCAAGTTCCATGAAACACTTCCGTTTtcttgatcttttctttttctttttctgtaggaTTTGGCCAATATCTTCCACAGGTAAGTGCTCTATGAATCAaaaaggaatatgaaaaaaaaaaaaaaaaaggaatgtgatGTGCTCAGTATGTTCTACTGATGAGGTCTTGCTCTGATTATTCAAGGAGTTCAGCTGTGAAGCTGAAATCACCAGCAATGGTCTCTTTGGTGCTTCCAAGTCTTTGCAAAGTTTCCAAGTTTTCCTTGAGTATGAAGACAATTTTAAAGACCTGCTATGGTATGTAACATCAAGAATTCTGTAAATGCTACAGGAGGAAAGGATATTAGGGAGAAAGCATTACTTCCCTTGATAGACAGGATCAAAGAATGTTCAGTTATTTCAATGCAGCTGCCACATACATACACCCTCTGCTAGTAACTTCTGTGTCTAAAGAGAGACTAGAGTACTTGTAATCTTAGCAGTATCTTCAAATTATTTctctcctaaaaataaaattatttctctcctGTTTATTAGCAACATCCCAGTAAAATTATCTCCTCAAATttctcctttaagaaaaaaaatagggcccagagagatagcacagcggcgtttgccttgcaagcagccgatccaggaccaaaggtggttggttcgaatcccggtgtcccatatggttccccgtgcctgccaggagctatttctgagcagacagccaggagtaacccctgagcgttgccgggtgtgacccaaaaaccaaatatatatatatatagatagatagatagatagatagatagatagatagatagataggtaggtagatggccagagagatagcacagcagtaaggcatttgccttgcacgatccaggatggatggtggttcgaatcttggcatcccttgttatccccccgagcctgctaggagcgatttttgagcacagaaccaggagtaaaccctgatcacagctgagtgtgacccccccccccacaaaaaaaagaaaaaatatagacataTCCCTCTCAGtggattattataaataaaatgcctcATCTATTTAATATATCTTGGACACAATATTTATTGTtggcattttatttatctctgaGAACAATGCAAAATGGAAGGCAACAATTAGTTTTTGACTGTCAATAAAAGTTTTAGAGTTTGATtacataagaaaattaaaatctgaaCCATCATGAAAACCAAGTTTTATCCTTTTCaaagcttttgcttttttttgtctaATGTCTTGGCTCCAAAGAGTCTCTGGAAATGTCAGCCACAAAACtggcatacttggagttttgggTGGCTAGGAGTCTGCAGAATTTAGTGGAAAGAAGGTGAAACTGGACCATTGGCATTGGCAGCAATTGTAGGGTGggtcagctgccagggcttcacAGGGCTAGAGACTTGCCTTGCTCCTCTCCAGAGGGACCCCAGTACAATTAGCTACAAGACCTATGCATCCTAATTTTTTGCTGCTAGTTTTGCCTCTATTTTAAGAGCTAGATGACTTTATGATGctgttttcaaaaaataattgataagaCTATAAGATCATATATAACTAGAAATGATTCATTCATAGTTTTAATTAAAGAGCAGTGGTTTAAAGTCACACAAAGCACCTTATAGATTTTCTAGGTCATCTATTTATCCAAGGCTCAGATGAATTTTCTCTTAAGTGTTCCACAGGTTGTCATACATATATTCATAGGATTATGTTTTACTGGAAGATAAAATGAAGAACATTTCACGTTTGCATGTAGTTATACCAGTTTTCCtggcatcatttgttgaagatttCTTTACTTCATGCACTCTGATCTTTTGTGTAGGTTAACTGTTCAAGTATTTGAGGGTTTATCTTGAGACTCATTTTCATTCATTAGACTAGGAGTTTGTCTTGACTTTAGTAGAACACGTTTTGTAACTAcatctttatattatattatatattatgttatatactatatttttaagtttaatttaatttttgatttggggccacatctggccataTCTGCCAGTATTtaggggctagtcctggctctgtacttagaaattactactATTGGGCTCAAGgtgccatatggaatgtgggggattgaattcaagttggttgtgtgcaagacaaacatcctacccactggactatcaggCTGATCCTATAAAGTATGTTTTAAAGTTAGGAAATGCAATAACTGTCATCTTCCTTTATTAAAGAATAGCTTTGCTATTTGGGAAACATGATTCCTTGCAAACTTCAGTAGCATTTACTTTTCCTTGAAGAATGTAATGAAAATTTTGGTTGAGATTTCACTGCATTTGATTCATGCTGTATAATGTTTTGCCCATGCCAAAGCCATGGGAAACATTTACCATTTTGTGTCTTTCTAAAGTTTCAACTGTGCCCAACAAGTCCATCCTCAGAGTAAGATAGGAGGAACTACAGATTCAATTCTACTATTGGCTTTTCTGCCTTCAGCTGTCATTGTGATACTTGACGGTACCACATAACAATAATCTCATCAGGGACCCAGAATATTAGTTCACTCCATTTTTTGCACTATTCTTTATGGctgataaaatttttactttattttataataaactgaGTCTCCAAGAATGATTTGCACAGATACTAAGAAACAAAACTTGCAATCGAACATAGACTGGCTTTGTTTAGGTATTTACTGTTTTCTACACgtaactaatatatttttgttttgttctttatgtATTTTGCAGTTAGTGTGACTCTGGATCCAGATACAGCTCATTATGAGCTAACTCTGACCGAAAATCAGAGACAAGTGACTCATGGGAGCCCTTCAAAGAAGTCTAAGACTCCTAAGAGATTTAGTGTCTCTCCCTGTATGCTGGGCTGTGAGACCTTCACCTCAGGAAGACATTTCTTTGAAGTGAATGTTTATCAAAGCACTGACTGGGATGTAGGGGTTTGCCTGGAAAATGTGCCCAGAGATAGTCAGATTATTTTGGGTCCTATATATGGATTCTGGGCCATAAGCCGGAGAAAATCATTAGGCTATTTTGTTAATAGCATTTCCTTAGTTCCCCTTGATCAAGAGAAGGTCAGTTGGCATGTAGGGGTTTTCCTGGACTGTGAGTCCAGACAGGTGTCCTTTTACAACATGAATACTAGCTCTTGCATCTTTACCTTCAAGAATGCCTCcttttcaggggtcctcaaacccTACTTCTGGGTTTGCAAAGGTTCAATTTTGTGCCTTCCTCCtctagaaaagtaaagaaaaaagcaaagttacttgtattagtttatttttatgtttctttatatggaGGGCCACTcatccagtggtgctaagggctttACTCCTAATTCTGGGCCCAGGGATCATTTTTAGtagaactcaggagaccatatgggggtattgggaatcaaactcagactgatcgtgtgcaaggcaagtactctacctactgtactattgctctagcctccaCAAAATTAGTTTTATACTATTTGGAGAATATAAATTCTATTAGATACATTTTACTTCATTACTCTATAATGACTAAGGCACTTACATTGCATTTAGCCAacatgggttccattcctggcatcccagatggtcccctaagcactgccaggactgattcctgagcatagagtaggagtaacctatgaacactgccaggaatggtcctcaaacaaacaaaaaactgttaaTTGTTTTTTTCATTACTATTCCCCACAACCTGAAACAATGAATGAAGACTAAAAAAAATTGCCTGGATGAAGATCCTTAGATGAAAGTTACTTAATAGCAAAGATCATCCATGGTCCTGCTTATCCTCTTTAGTGGAGTcagatttttaactatttttacgGTTAAGTGTAGATGGAAGTAAACTTTTCACAAAAAAATTCTTCTTAGACAACAACAACCACCCTGATTTTTTACTATAAACTGCTGAAAGAATATCCGCCCAATCTACAGTGAAGATATTTGTTCACACCATTATGGTAGGTAACCCCAACTCTTAGGGCACCAGGCATCCTTCTATcacacttttaaatataaaaccacTATCCCATGATTACATTTAATTACCTAGAATAATGTGTTTCTGACCTAGAAATGTAAGTACACCTTTTATTCAGCCACACTATTGTGAAATAGCAGAAGACGGTAAAAAAGACAAATGCTTATAGTTTTTTCCTGTATTGAAGACCAAAATTATGTAAaggatatataaaaatgatatataaatgatatatagaaaaataaaccaaaacgtACAATCTGCCTGAGTTATTTTGCCAATACCCCTAACATTTTGGAAAATCAAcgttcttctttttcatttttcttatccaAATAAAGAATTGGTGAATGTTGGCTAATAATTTCCAAGAGTCCTCTGATGTCCAGCTGAGCGAACTGAAGAACAAGAGGATATAAAAGTTTCTATGAGGtttgttggcactacggacaatgtcttggatcggacaataacttgcctgaagcctagagttggtcttatgccaggaaacttcaggggtaggatctctttgtatttaggccaaggttattcctttccatgcctctcatattttggtgggcctatgcaaacaacaattgccactctaacaccgtttttactgtgctcctttgactctaatccttaaaaagcacccacttaaaatttgaggttaacttaagctaatatgcatgtacatggaaatgtaaaaaatactatgcctctaatgtttaaggagttacgtaagttttatggctttagattgccttgtgtgtggttaagaaatattataatgtgttacaatctggggacttgagggacaaagtaatgtacatggattctgttttatttaccttaatgttctttggctgaaagttcaaagttaagatatcagcaaggggacttctgagaattatgttatggctgattgtccttccactgtaactttaccttatcctctttctttgcatcttttgttctcataattcaaaataaaaaaaaaataaaaaaaaaagtttctatgaGGTGTTCATCTCCTCTACCAGAGTTCAGTATAAGATAAATCATGACCCTGATGAACCCACACCACAGTAGAAGGGTCTAAATAAAAACCTTCCCTAACTAACCCTTTTTTTGCCATTACTTTCCTCATGGATTTCTCTTCCCCCAAATGGGCAACTATTTAGTCTTTTGTCTTCATCTTctcatttctttagaatatttcttctttcacaaaATGCTCTGTATTAC from Suncus etruscus isolate mSunEtr1 chromosome 18, mSunEtr1.pri.cur, whole genome shotgun sequence encodes the following:
- the LOC125996103 gene encoding E3 ubiquitin-protein ligase TRIM38-like, whose protein sequence is MVSLVLPSLCKVSKFSLSMKTILKTCYVSVTLDPDTAHYELTLTENQRQVTHGSPSKKSKTPKRFSVSPCMLGCETFTSGRHFFEVNVYQSTDWDVGVCLENVPRDSQIILGPIYGFWAISRRKSLGYFVNSISLVPLDQEKVSWHVGVFLDCESRQVSFYNMNTSSCIFTFKNASFSGVLKPYFWVCKGSILCLPPLEK